The bacterium DNA segment CGCGAGAAACACTGGATCGCTGCTTGCCACAGGCGAATGGCCGTCAGTGGCCTTGACCCATCTCTGCTTGCACCAGAGCGATACATCGATCCCGGCTTGAAACACTACAGCCCTGATCGATTTGCAGTCGGTTCTTCGCTGTGCACGGTTTCCCGCAAAGGGCAGCCGGTTTTAGCCGTCTGTGCGGACAGAAAAAACATGCAGGAGGAGGCCCGGAGCTCCTCATGAAAGAGAAAATACGCGTACTGCATGTGATCACGCGGCTGGTGGCCGGCGGCGCCGACGAGAACACTCTGGCAACGGTACAGGGTTTGGATAAATCGTTTTATCAGGTTGATCTGCTCATCGGAGGCCAATCGGATTTTGTCTTTGCCTCGCAGAGCACCGGGGTCCGCTTGATCACGCTGGCAGAGCTGGTGCGGGATCCATCGCCGATCAACGACGGCGTCGCTCTTTGTAAATTAATGCGTCTGATCCGCAAAGGCCGGTATCACATCGTGCACACGCACACGGCCAAGGCGGGCATTCTCGGCAGGCTGGCCGGTTTTTTATGCAGGACGCCGCTGGTGATTCACACGCTGCACGGCAGCACGTTTCATGATTCACTGCATCCGTTGCGCAGCCGTTTCTATCGTCTACTGGAGCGCCTGGCCGCACGCGCCACCACGCAGTTTGTCAGCGTGGGCGAGGATCTGCGGGAGATTTATCTGGACGCGCGCATCGGTCAAGCGGACCGCTATATCACCATCCGCAGCGGCTTTGAGCTGGAGCGATTTCAGCTGCAACGCAGCGAAGTGGCTGAGCGCGGCCGGCGCATGCGCGATTCACTCGGAATCCCCGCTTACCACCCGTTGGTCGGCACCGTGGGCAGGCTGGAGAAGCGCAAGGGGCATGTTTACTTTTTGCAGGCAGCGCGTCAAGTAGTCAAGCATCTGCCGGACACGGTGTTTTTGATCGCCGGCGATGGACCGGCGGGTCGGGACTTGACGCAACAAACGCGCAAGCTGGGGATTGAAAAAAATGTGCGTTTTCTCGGCTATCGCTATGACATCGAGGATGTCATGGCGGCCATGGATGTGTTTGTGTTGACCTCATTATGGGAAGGGCTGCCGCGCGTGTTGGTGCAGGCCGCGGCGCTGGGCAAGCCGATCGTCGGTTTTGACAGTGAGGGCGGGCGTGAGGTGGTGATCGACGGCGACAACGGCTTTGTGCTGCCCCTGCGCGATGTCCAGGGGCTCGGCGAGCGCATCATCCAATTGATGAAAGACCGTCCGACCGCCGTGAGGATGGGGGAGCGCGGCCGGGCCCTGGTCACCGCTGATTGGGACGTGGCCACCATGGTTCAGCGCATTTCTGATTTATATAGGCATCTTTTGCTCCGCAAAGGAATTACTCTTGAACCTTTTTCTTAAACGGAACCGACTATGACCTTTTATCTTTTGCTCATGGCCATTCCTTTCTTTATCGCGTTGATCCTCACTCCGATGGTCCGGCGAGCGGCGTTGCAGTTCGGCGTTTTCGCCGTCCCGAACCATCGTTCCATGCATAACGGCAAGATTCCCAAGCTCGGCGGCGCGGCGATGTTTTTATCGTTCGTCAGCGCAGCGATTCTTTGCGCGCTGCTTTTCCCGGACCGGGCGGCTTTTCTGCAGCCGCTGCCGGCCAGCCTGCTGCTGGGCGTGACGATCCTCATGATCCTGGGATCGTTCGATGACAAATACGATTTAAATTGCAATCTGAAATTGTTCGTTGAGATCTTTGTAAGCCTGATCGCCGTGGCCGCAGGCTGGCGTATCAACACCGCCATCCTCCCCGGCGTGGAGCTGGCTCTGGGGTGGTTGGCCTGGCCCCTGACCATCCTGTGGATCGTCGGCGTGACCAACGCCATCAACATGATCGACGGCCTGGATGGATTGGCCGGCGGCATCAGCCTGGTCGTCTCCGCCATGGCCATGGCCGTGGCTGGGTTATATGGAAACCACCTCACCCTGTTGGTCGCTCCGCTGCTGATCGGCAGCGTGGCGGGCTTTTTACGCTACAACATCCATCCGGCCAAAATTTTCATGGGCGACTCGGGCAGCCTGCCGCTCGGCTTTGCCCTCGCCTGTCTCAGCATTCAATCCACGATGACCGTTCCCGGCAAGGCGGCCGTGATCGTGCCGCTGCTGATGCT contains these protein-coding regions:
- a CDS encoding glycosyltransferase family 4 protein, producing MKEKIRVLHVITRLVAGGADENTLATVQGLDKSFYQVDLLIGGQSDFVFASQSTGVRLITLAELVRDPSPINDGVALCKLMRLIRKGRYHIVHTHTAKAGILGRLAGFLCRTPLVIHTLHGSTFHDSLHPLRSRFYRLLERLAARATTQFVSVGEDLREIYLDARIGQADRYITIRSGFELERFQLQRSEVAERGRRMRDSLGIPAYHPLVGTVGRLEKRKGHVYFLQAARQVVKHLPDTVFLIAGDGPAGRDLTQQTRKLGIEKNVRFLGYRYDIEDVMAAMDVFVLTSLWEGLPRVLVQAAALGKPIVGFDSEGGREVVIDGDNGFVLPLRDVQGLGERIIQLMKDRPTAVRMGERGRALVTADWDVATMVQRISDLYRHLLLRKGITLEPFS
- a CDS encoding undecaprenyl/decaprenyl-phosphate alpha-N-acetylglucosaminyl 1-phosphate transferase → MTFYLLLMAIPFFIALILTPMVRRAALQFGVFAVPNHRSMHNGKIPKLGGAAMFLSFVSAAILCALLFPDRAAFLQPLPASLLLGVTILMILGSFDDKYDLNCNLKLFVEIFVSLIAVAAGWRINTAILPGVELALGWLAWPLTILWIVGVTNAINMIDGLDGLAGGISLVVSAMAMAVAGLYGNHLTLLVAPLLIGSVAGFLRYNIHPAKIFMGDSGSLPLGFALACLSIQSTMTVPGKAAVIVPLLMLSLPLTDTLLAIVRRIRRGIHPFHADREHIHHRLVKLGLSHGGAALFMVGLSMMLAVLAFLMAQGMLTNLRLFESLSLQ